In Kryptolebias marmoratus isolate JLee-2015 linkage group LG20, ASM164957v2, whole genome shotgun sequence, a genomic segment contains:
- the LOC108232940 gene encoding uncharacterized protein LOC108232940, with translation MEVSDVSLTELTADQLKKILSSLDKLLFDEWISAPPSLSTLQHTQVYITELCALSLDISEELSLQKISNHLQSLIESISQSACNVSESFLLTQALYLTLMHFFTDSDSSDTDALVIAKQWAEEELSIKQLFSTTFLSILTSSLNTTVERNSTFILKMEIECVKLLLSTLTHLHSKETHFESTEMILKLVQRNQWTPMEAVNLLKALSLKCSKDDLITKVLTLVQVYDISPKWTDESGRSLTQILNFDHFESFYQDFQKILRKKDENSLAVTLSECKKSQRLDDSETDQIKNIITGVLKYSENPPKEATFMKDSLKSGTLNADDKQNCLSHLCKAVFDTKGWWPTVKHMLQWGVLVTGKTGIPQLVVGEEHPCAIAMFAATQFYMGNKVDIMLSSANEAEEQTKNWSDFYQTFGISVSTNMKKQTFKDVYEADVVYGTLENFVSDYFQYGKEVMEAGSSQLIRGFIIDMKSLKTFHNLNLSRLKDNESLAFSAEVLQNLMSKVHNEAMEIKHKFMKALFQVLQSNMRKDTSPESKIINILKKNTGKELLPDEIFILTFLENLLLVVTKESKPQENKTHPAAKWCLESLFVSLEHLKTSNEQTKEIFQTVSNLGVQTLWSPEEILNLLGALTDHHHDKGCVSIMKILHLMETYQVSSKWTDENNRSLIKLLELFTTENLIEHLQKSLGDDKEKSIDTLFDEICQMKNIDEQTLNKSYTVVTHVTDMIKTGEIKNHKDVQRAKTLSHSMETEDLQEILAVLCNAVHMHKAEEKWWPRTTQLISWCLLALSDTGKLLEMGTGEGKSCVIAMFAVLRVLRGEKVDVVSSSSVLCQRDAKEWENFYKYFGITVDTNTNKTDDNSRKECYQKDIVYGTIEAFAADHLRQIFEMKDVRPDRNFQCIIIDEVDSLLLDQGVQLTYLSSPMVSMQHLNTILAMIWGHTGHYGFLSSGYQTFVQGPPASFFKAIFDSINTEETEINDPMDILRIAEETNTVPPGFAEDICNSTMDEIPKKLKIVSQDAMVDFFQEMENYVPYGFTVYTLNDKGLLCLRKLSPYNKHNIPELKFLVLEEGWCCALYDSEEILIKPVAELILNKIQYTPCTDNDKDKISFPGFLKNLIEKKMSVWVENAFLAKQLRKGRDYVVENNSICPVDFRSTGIVELNKKWGDGLQQFVEIKHQIKLSTISTVTNYVSNIAFFQKYQGKIYGTTGTLGSDRDIAFLQNIYSNLSACRMPTFNRKKLFEVKGTLTKSSEEWKSEIKQVVMAQISPNSYRDGRAALVICETINKAKELYQELTRTKELYEELKSSIPGEIILYCRSDKDSLSKIEKKLLPGDVIVATNLAGRGTDIKVSDQVNHNGGLFVILSFLSENTRVELQAFGRTARKGKPGSAQIIMSTEHLQQDFRTVTSLEEAKSTRDRLAAEKINYMMNDVTEMNLREDLFSEYCKTLQDIYKHADGDDRRAVVAIMNEFWGIWLQTKSEDIDQLKRKELQQSLKNDLSMAKSQSQSQMSPNSSIYHYIKFGNIAMEEKKWEDAARLFEKAMNQDKSWAAIAFYSHAYCTIKQRKADYLTNAKEELKKAQESLKYLSEECMVCLQFVKMATVDSGNTAPTSLEKQFTAKCNSYRFFDENITEAIKKLDEIIGREKNALAKKSPVFSLVSNTDEDLQAEAYDLYNRGLKYVFAVEEEPSFWEALLVFFLGILQIIAGALLVVFTAGTLAQVGMGLITEGISDCIYGIEALVTGDFSWKSWAIEKAISIGVSLISCGIGKLIAKGFKACKMALKGLGKKLKALPKFFSRQTKNSLSVVTKTNMKNAVKSAAKKIVEEVIIQGLGKAEEEILKQILNGIKNEVTKEILANVKSNLEKDPLATSVDSIILSYLENKEQLRDLLEDKHRRAKLLDIFKQLSKSAAQPFHTELSWQNKLNSSLISVIDSATAEAKGKVRAILIAIQTTHHVALAVDAIAAVATLSGRFFSNLQEQLNSLKKDKDFSEKVKPDDLSSSDTEMLKVFKQDLAKAISEILADASVEVFHQKFSSHIVSRVQGEVNGAIREQVRSGLKSDRTEEKLRAGQNNTYIVHMPVNPNSKLAVNAAKHSRSHAEKIKNPKTAGTILDIRVLSETTGTKVVILTENKHGKLTKMQEVNPSTKSANQTVTLIYRPKSTKHPNAYYDVRINDQIVSLEHKGRSCLFHALARGMKPKASDNDIALEADRLRSLESEILLKHPGQWESFIKRKEWTDTIRGGDWYMAVGDGLQNIKASKMTLKTDGGQMDQSKKWQKHAPQNPVIRQIINTDKQPPISFILEARKLNQKSKLAQAMLEVGKNSSAVDTSVTASHELQTASVPLEPHNEFPSKDFRTLMATTISKDDVVGMFKLTTLGAMVKCHQISSKTFKTSQNNQKSSTRFTIFDKSFQEHSMKMVQDWFNLLQGKSVMTNTDLTTITEWINNQGYRDQHDALTVSSFME, from the coding sequence ATGGAAGTTTCAGATGTCAGTCTGACTGAGCTTACAGCCGATCAGCTGAAGAAGATCCTTTCATCTCTGGACAAACTTCTGTTCGATGAATGGATTAGTGCTCCCCCGTCCCTCAGCACCCTGCAGCACACTCAGGTGTACATCACAGAGCTGTGTGCCCTGTCTCTGGACATATCAGAAGAACTCTCTCTACAAAAGATCTCCAATCATCTGCAGTCCTTAATTGAGTCCATCAGCCAGTCAGCATGTAATGTTTCAGAGAGTTTCCTGTTGACTCAAGCCCTGTATCTTACCCTGATGCACTTTTTCACAGACAGTGACAGCTCTGATACTGATGCACTTGTTATAGCCAAACAGTGGGCTGAAGAGGAGCTCTCTATCAAGCAGCTTTTCTCAACTACATTTCTAAGCATCCTCACATCATCACTGAATACTACAGTGGAAAGAAACTCTACATTCATATTGAAAATGGAAATCGAGTGTGTGAAGCTTCTCCTATCCACACTCACACATTTACATAGCAAGGAAACCCACTTTGAATCAACTGAGATGATCCTTAAACTTGTACAAAGAAACCAATGGACCCCAATGGAAGCAGTAAATCTGCTCAAAGCACTGTCACTGAAATGTTCAAAGGATGATTTAATAACTAAAGTCTTAACATTGGTACAGGTTTATGATATATCCCCAAAATGGACAGATGAGTCTGGACGCTCTCTAACCCAGATTCTTAACTTTGATCATTTTGAGAGTTTTTATCAGGATTTCCAAAAGATTCTCAGAAAGAAAGATGAGAACAGTCtagctgtaactctgtcagaaTGCAAAAAGTCTCAAAGGTTGGATGATTCTGAAactgatcaaataaaaaacatcatcactgGTGTattgaaatattcagaaaatccACCAAAAGAGGCAACATTTATGAAAGATTCCCTGAAAAGTGGAACCCTAAATGCAGACGACAAACAAAACTGTCTCTCTCATCTCTGCAAAGCAGTTTTTGACACAAAAGGCTGGTGGCCCACAGTGAAGCACATGCTGCAGTGGGGTGTGCTGGTGACTGGGAAGACTGGAATACCACAGCTGGTTGTTGGGGAAGAACACCCATGTGCCATAGCCATGTTTGCAGCCACACAGTTCTACATGGGAAACAAAGTGGACATTATGCTGAGTTCTGCCAATGAGGCAGAGGAGCAAACTAAGAATTGGTCCGACTTCTACCAGACCTTTGGCATTTCTGTCAGcacaaacatgaagaaacaaacattcaaGGATGTCTATGAGGCTGACGTTGTGTATGGTACACTTGAAAACTTTGTGTCAGATTACTTCCAGTATGGCAAAGAGGTGATGGAAGCCGGCAGTTCTCAACTTATTCGAGGATTTATCATCGATATGAAAAGTCTCAAGACTTTTCATAATCTGAATCTGTCAAGGCTGAAAGACAATGAATCCCTGGCATTTTCTGCAGAAGTCCTGCAAAATCTTATGAGTAAAGTCCACAATGAAGCCATGGAAATCAAACACAAGTTTATGAAGGCTCTTTTTCAGGTGCTTCAAAGTAACATGAGAAAGGACACAAGCcctgaaagtaaaataataaacatccttaaaaaaaatactgggaAAGAGCTGCTTCCTGATGAGATCTTCATTCTGACCTTTCTTGAGAATCTCCTCCTTGTGGTTACTAAAGAAAGTAAACCTCAGGAAAACAAGACACATCCTGCTGCTAAGTGGTGCTTGGAGAGTTTATTTGTCTCTTTagagcatttaaaaacatcaaatgaacAAACTAAAGAGATCTTTCAGACAGTTTCAAATCTTGGAGTACAAACACTTTGGTCACCAGAGGAGATCTTGAACCTCCTCGGAGCATTAACTGACCACCATCATGATAAAGGCTGCGTTTCCATCATGAAGATTTTACATCTGATGGAAACATATCAGGTTTCCTCCAAGTGGACGGATGAGAACAACCGGTCTCTCATAAAGCTCTTAGAGTTATTTACAACTGAGAATCTGATTGAACATTTGCAAAAGAGCCTTGgagatgacaaagaaaaaagcattGACACTCTTTTTGATGAAATATGCCAGATGAAAAACATTGATGAACAAACATTGAATAAATCATACACTGTAGTAACTCATGTGACAGACATGATCAAAACTGGTgaaattaaaaatcacaaagatgTCCAACGAGCAAAGACTCTCAGCCACAGCATGGAAACAGAGGACCTTCAGGAGATCCTGGCAGTCTTATGTAATGCTGTTCACATGCACAAAGCTGAAGAGAAGTGGTGGCCCAGAACCACTCAGCTCATCAGCTGGTGCCTCTTGGCCTTGTCTGACACTGGCAAGCTCCTGGAGATGGGAACCGGAGAGGGAAAGTCTTGTGTCATAGCAATGTTTGCAGTGCTCCGTGTTCTCAGGGGGGAAAAAGTTGATGTAGTGTCTAGCTcttctgttttatgtcaaaGAGATGCAAAAGAATGGGAGaatttttacaaatactttggCATTACAGTGGACACAAACACTAATAAAACTGATGACAACAGTCGAAAAGAGTGCTACCAGAAGGACATTGTCTATGGAACTATTGAAGCCTTCGCCGCTGATCACCTTCGCCAGATATTTGAGATGAAAGATGTGAGGCCTGATCGCAACTTTCAGTGCATCATTATTGACGAAGTGGATTCACTGCTGCTGGATCAGGGAGTTCAGCTGACCTACCTGTCCAGTCCCATGGTGTCCATGCAGCACCTGAACACTATTCTGGCAATGATCTGGGGCCACACTGGACATTATGGCTTCCTGTCTTCAGGATATCAGACATTTGTACAGGGTCCTCCTGCTTCTTTCTTCAAGGCAATCTTTGATTCAATCAatacagaagaaactgaaaTCAATGATCCAATGGACATTTTACGGATTGCTGAAGAGACCAACACTGTACCACCTGGCTTTGCAGAAGACATCTGCAATAGTACAATGGATGAAATtccaaaaaaactgaaaattgtcAGTCAAGATGCTATGGTTGATTTCTTTCAAGAAATGGAGAACTATGTTCCCTATGGTTTTACTGTGTACACTTTAAATGACAAGGGACTGCTTTGTCTCAGAAAGCTCAGTCCatacaacaaacacaacattccCGAGCTAAAGTTTCTGGTCTTGGAGGAGGGATGGTGTTGTGCTCTTTATGACTCAGAGGAAATTCTGATCAAGCCTGTTGCAGAGTTAATCTTAAACAAGATTCAGTACACCCCATGCACAGACAATGATAAAGACAAAATCAGCTTTCCTGGATTCTTAAAAAACCtgattgaaaagaaaatgtctgtgtGGGTGGAGAATGCCTTTTTGGCAAAGCAGCTGAGGAAAGGAAGGGACTACGTTGTAGAAAACAACAGCATCTGTCCAGTCGACTTCAGATCTACTGGTATTGTTGAACTGAATAAGAAATGGGGTGATggtctgcagcagtttgttgaGATCAAACACCAAATAAAACTGAGCACAATTTCAACAGTGACAAACTATGTTTCTAACATTGCCTTTTTTCAAAAGTACCAAGGGAAGATATATGGAACCACAGGAACACTTGGCAGTGACAGAGACATTGCGTTTTTACAGAACATATATTCAAATCTGTCTGCTTGCAGAATGCCAACATTTAACAGGAAAAAGTTATTTGAAGTCAAAGGAACGCTGACAAAATCCTCTGAAGAGTggaaatctgaaataaaacaagtggtTATGGCTCAGATTTCCCCGAATTCCTACAGAGATGGGAGAGCAGCCCTGGTGATCTGTGAAACTATCAACAAAGCTAAAGAGCTCTATCAAGAACTGACAAGAACTAAAGAGCTCTATGAAGAACTGAAAAGCAGCATCCCAGGTGAAATCATCCTCTACTGTCGAAGTGACAAAGACAGCTTGAGCAAAATAGAGAAGAAACTTCTTCCTGGAGATGTCATTGTTGCCACAAACCTTGCTGGACGTGGCACCGACATCAAAGTGTCCGACCAGGTGAACCATAATGGAGGACTATTTGTGATCCTCTCTTTCCTCTCTGAAAACACAAGAGTGGAACTCCAGGCTTTTGGTCGAACGGCACGTAAAGGTAAACCTGGATCTGCTCAGATCATTATGTCCACTGAACACTTGCAGCAGGATTTCAGGACAGTGACGTCTCTGGAGGAAGCAAAGAGCACAAGGGACAGACTTGCTGCAGAAAAGATAAATTACATGATGAATGATGTCACTGAGATGAATCTGCGGGAGGACTTGTTTTCAGAGTACTGTAAAACTCTTCAAGATatttacaagcatgcagacggAGATGATAGAAGAGCTGTTGTTGCCATCATGAATGAGTTCTGGGGAATCTGGCTGCAAACTAAATCAGAGGATATTGatcagctgaaaagaaaagagttgcaacaaagtttgaaaaatgatttatcAATGGCAAAAAGTCAGTCTCAGAGTCAGATGTCACCAAATTCTAGCATTTACCACTACATCAAGTTTGGAAATATTgcaatggaagaaaaaaagtgggAAGATGCTGCTAGGTTGTTTGAAAAAGCCATGAATCAGGACAAAAGTTGGGCAGCCATAGCTTTTTACAGCCATGCTTACTGCACTATAAAGCAGCGCAAGGCAGATTACCTCACTAACGCCAAAGAAGAGTTAAAGAAGGCACAGGAATCCCTTAAGTATCTCAGCGAGGAATGCATggtctgtttgcagtttgtcaaAATGGCCACTGTCGACTCAGGAAACACTGCCCCAACCAGCCTTGAAAAACAGTTCACAGCAAAGTGCAACAGCTACAGGTTCTTTGATGAAAACATCACTGAGGCCATCAAAAAGCTTGATGAAATCATAGGAAGGGAGAAGAATGCATTGGCTAAAAAATCACCAGTTTTCTCCTTGGTGTCAAATACGGATGAAGATCTCCAAGCAGAAGCCTATGACCTCTACAATAGAGGTTTGAAATATGTGTTTGCTGTAGAAGAAGAGCCAAGTTTCTGGGAAGCACTGCTGGTGTTCTTCCTTGGAATTTTACAGATTATTGCTGGAGCTCTGTTAGTTGTATTTACGGCTGGGACATTGGCTCAAGTAGGAATGGGACTGATCACTGAAGGAATATCAGACTGCATCTATGGCATAGAAGCCCTAGTGACAGGAGATTTCAGCTGGAAATCCTGGGCAATAGAAAAAGCCATTTCAATTGGTGTGTCACTCATTTCCTGTGGAATTGGAAAGCTGATTGCAAAGGGCTTCAAAGCTTGCAAAATGGCACTAAAAGGTTTAGGCAAAAAATTGAAGGCTTTGCCAAAGTTTTTTTCAAGGCAGACCAAAAACAGTTTAAGTGTTGttacaaagacaaacatgaagAACGCAGTAAAATCTGCAGCTAAAAAAATAGTGGAGGAAGTTATCATCCAAGGACTTGGGAAGGCAGAAGAGGAAATactgaaacaaatattaaacGGCATCAAAAATGAGGTGACAAAAGAAATCCTAGCCAATGTGAAATCCAACCTGGAAAAAGATCCCTTAGCTACATCAGTGGACTCTATTATACTGTCATACCTTGAAAATAAAGAGCAGCTTCGTGATCTCCtggaagacaaacacagaagggcTAAGCTGCTGGACATTTTCAAACAGTTAAGCAAATCTGCTGCCCAACCCTTCCATACAGAACTTAGCTGGCAGAACAAACTCAACTCATCCCTCATTAGTGTGATTGACAGCGCTACAGCAGAGGCCAAAGGAAAAGTGCGTGCAATTCTGATAGCCATCCAAACTACCCACCATGTTGCACTGGCAGTAGATGCTATTGCTGCAGTCGCCACCCTCTCCGGCAGGTTCTTCTCAAACCTTCAGGAACAACTAAATTcacttaaaaaagacaaagatttcTCAGAAAAAGTGAAGCCTGATGATCTATCTTCATCAGACACTGAAATGTTGAAAGTTTTTAAGCAAGATTTAGCCAAAGCCATTAGTGAAATACTGGCTGATGCTTCAGTAGAAGTCTTTCACCAAAAGTTCTCCAGTCACATTGTTTCTCGTGTTCAAGGTGAAGTGAATGGTGCGATCAGAGAGCAAGTCAGAAGTGGGttaaaaagtgacagaacagaagaaaaactcaGAGCTGGACAGAACAACACATACATTGTACACATGCCAGTAAATCCAAACTCCAAACTTGCAGTAAATGCTGCTAAACACTCAAGGTCACATGCTGAGAAGATCAAGAATCCAAAGACTGCAGGCACCATTCTTGATATCAGAGTCCTGTCAGAGACCACAGGCACTAAAGTTGTCATTCTTACAGAGAATAAACATGGCAAACTCACCAAAATGCAGGAAGTGAACCCAAGTACTAAATCTGCCAACCAAACTGTGACACTGATATATAGACCAAAGAGCACCAAACACCCTAATGCCTACTACGATGTGCGCATCAATGATCAGATTGTCAGTCTAGAGCACAAAGGGAGGAGCTGCCTGTTTCATGCGTTGGCCAGAGGAATGAAACCAAAAGCCAGTGATAATGACATTGCTTTGGAAGCAGACCGGCTCCGATCTTTGGAGTCCGAGATTCTTTTGAAACACCCAGGCCAATGGGAGTCTTTCATCAAGCGCAAAGAGTGGACTGATACAATCAGAGGAGGAGACTGGTACATGGCAGTGGGAGATGGActacaaaatataaaagcaagTAAAATGACACTTAAGACAGATGGTGGACAAATGGACCAAtccaaaaaatggcaaaaacatgCTCCTCAAAATCCAGTGATTAGACAAATcataaatacagacaaacaaccaccaATCAGTTTTATATTGGAAGCTagaaaactgaaccaaaagAGCAAACTAGCACAAGCCATGCTTGAAGTGGGGAAAAACTCATCTGCAGTGGATACCAGTGTGACTGCATCTCATGAACTTCAAACTGCTTCTGTGCCTCTAGAACCACATAATGAGTTTCCAAGTAAAGACTTCAGAACACTAATGGCTACCACAATAAGCAAAGATGATGTTGTGGGAATGTTCAAACTCACCACCCTTGGTGCAATGGTGAAATGTCATCAGATTAGCAGCAAGACATTCAAGACCTCTCAGAACAACCAGAAGAGTTCAACTAGGTTCACCATTTTTGACAAGAGTTTTCAGGAGCACTCTATGAAGATGGTACAGGACTGGTTCAACCTGCTTCAAGGCAAGAGTGTTATGACCAACACAGATCTCACAACCATTACTGAATGGATCAACAACCAGGGCTACAGAGACCAACATGATGCACTCACAGTCTCCAGCTTCATGGAATGA